The Rosa rugosa chromosome 3, drRosRugo1.1, whole genome shotgun sequence sequence tgatatgaaagatctaGGTCCACTGTCCTATTTTCTGGGAATCAATGTCCAATACAAGAACACTGGAATTCTTTTGTCTCAAGAAAAATATGCTAAGGAGTTGATTGCAAAAGCTGGTTTGGAATCATGCAGAGAATGTAATACTCCTTGTCTCCCACATATTCAGTTGTTGAAAACTGAAGGAACTCCATTGTCCAATCCTACACTGTACAGAAGCATTGTTGGAGCACTCCAATACTTGACTTTTacaagacctgatattgcttatgcagTCAATACTGTGTGTCAATTTATGTCAACACCAACTGATGTTCATTTTGCCTCTGTCAAAAGAATTCTCAGGTATCTGCAAGGTACTCTCTCTAAAGGTCTATTATACAAGTATGGCAGTGGTGTTCCATATGTTAATGCATATTGTGATGCTGACTGGGCTGGTGAAGTCAATCACAGAAGATCAACTACTGGTTTCATTGTATATCTTGCTCACTGTCCTATATCTTGGCAATCAAAGAAACAAGGTTCTGTGTCAAGAAGTTCTACAGAAGCTGAATATAGGGCACTGGCAAATACAGCTGCAGAAATCTCTTGGTTAAGACATGTCCTGTGTGATCTACGTATTAGAATTCCTGCACCACCTTTGTTGAAATGTGATAACCTATCTGCTCTTGCTCTTTGTTCTAACCCTGTATTTCACTCAAGGATCAAGCATTTGGACAATGATTTTCATTTTGTTAGAGAAAGAGTTCAGAAGCAGGATCTGTTACTACAATATGTTCCAACTGAGTATCAAACTGCTGATATCTTCACCAAGGGATTACACAGTCCAGTGTTTAAGGAGCATTGTATCAATCTCAGTCTGGTATCCCCTACTGAGATTGAGGGGAGGTGTTAACGCATGTGCAAGTCAACGTGAGCTGCTCTTATCTTGACCAGTGTGTGGAGTCCAGCTGTCTGTCATGGTGTGGTGATCTTCATGCATGCTGATGTGGTTTTATCTAGTTAAAAGTAATTTTCATATTTCAGTTGTAATAATTGTTAGAGTAATTCTCTGACTATAAATAGTTGTACGTTATGATGTAAGAATTAGGGTGTGTTgcattaattacaaaaactcaGAAAATTTGCTTCAATattctctctcattttctctcgTCTCCTCCATTGTTACTAGCTTAAAACCTTCAAGGTTAGCCATGGCAGCTATGTTATCACCAACAAGGTAAACCAACCTTTACGGTATTTCGGATAAGATCTTTGTCTCCCCAACTGGGTTACACCGAGCCTGCTCTAGTTTTAACTTTAATCAAGTTCTGATCATTAggtttgattgaaaaaaaatctTGCGATGCGTCGGAATATCTGATACAATAGCTCGCAACTGATTGATTTATTCtgaaacataataaaaaatttTGATTTAAACAATCTTTCTTTTAGCCTACCTAACTCTTATATTGAACCtatgataattaattaattacaatgTCAAAATTATAATTTACTAAAAACAGATCTATTACTCTTAAAATAGACTTAATGTTTATCATCTAATTTGAAATTAAAATAGTAAGTGGTCGGCTAACACGTGTCACTGTGTCATTGTGGCAAGGATATAATCAATTATTCAATTTTATCTTGATGATTCAGCTTGGTGTGGCTTCTAGGCGATGCTTAAGCAATGATGGCAACGTGTGGTTAATTAATGTAAGTTAAGAAGAAAACTGGGGTACTACGTACACATTATGTTGGGTGTGTATGTATTAATATCACGATTTTgtaaagaagatattgattcCATTAATTAATTAGTGTAATGAGAGGTTAAGAGTTATGTCAAACGTTACAAAATCATTTCTGCGGTTTAGGACGGTGCACACATTGGGGATCTCGTGGTCTAAACAATGTTTAATAACATTATGAGCTCACAACATTAGTTGGAATTCCACCTGGGCGGTCCTGGAAATTAACACTAAACTTAAACTAATGTTAGCAAACTATAAGGGTCGTATTAGTTGACATTTTAAACCACAAGAATTATCATTTCCAATTAGATGATTGTTGTCATATTCATCATTGTGGTTCGGACCAAGACTGACTAACTTCGTAAACCACATAAACAAACAATTTATAATGGAAAACCATGAGGTTGTTAATTAGTAACTGTTAGCCCTTACTCAAAAGTTTGACGAGTTTCATATATATTGATTACATAAATGTTCACTTGGTCGCCAATGACTAAATGAACACTACTCTACATATAATCAGAATACTATAAAGCATGTAAGCGCGCAACGGCAAATTTTAGATAGGTATACATAAATTTGCGTCAATTTACAGCGATTGTGGTGAACTCTTATTCGAATGTGTTGACAACATTCACTGTCTCAGAAATAAGAAGCAAAAAGATGCTAGCCATAGTCTGTACTATATATACATTTAATTCGTTCATCACGCAATAGACTTGGTTGCGAGCTTTGCCAAGACCCCAACCGCTAGTGAATTGACGTAGGTGCATGGCTCAGTCATCGCAGACTCCCACCGCTTGTCGTTGAACTTATCGTCCTTGTCAGGCCCTCCCAAGATGGCACCGGTCAGCTCGTTAGGGTTTGGTGTATCCTTGTTGTACCAGTACACGAAGCTCATGGGGCAGCTGACCTGGCTGGTATCAGCCCCCACAGGAATCGACGCGCCCCGGTGGTGCGCCTGTGTCGGGGGGTTGCTGCCAAAGCCAACCATATAGGATCTGCCGTTAGGGTTGTTGCCTAGCAATAGGTCGATTTGTTTCTTAGCGAAGGCCATAAGGTGGGTGCTATCGAACTGTTTATCGGAACATATGACCTTTTGGTTGTGTTCGGCTAGAATGTCGCTGTACACACTGAACAACATGGCGGTCCCGGTGACATATTGAGAGTTGGCCCCGTCTCTGAGGTGGACCATACCGGCCGGAGTGGTGTGGACTTGCATGTATGGACTCTCGGGGAGGTTCGAGCAAATGTAGCTGTCTGCTTGGTTCTTGTAGTTTTCTAGTTCCTTTTCGCCCTCAAAGAACAGCTGCAACAATATTTGgaaatttttacaattttttaatttttaataataGACTTGAAGATTACACGATATTAGTGCCTCAGTAAAAAGTGgagaaaattaattaattaccttGGAGACAAGGACTTGAGCTCCAGCATACTTAAGATCCCAGCTAAACTCAGCCACGGTAGCGGGAATGGCCTCTTCGTGTATGTAAGTTAAGTACTCTGGTCTTTTGGTGGCCATATACAACCATGTCGCTGCCCACAATAGCTCGTCCTACAACCACATATTCCAAATCAGGTAAGAAAATTAGATTAGGATCGATTTTGTCATAtaagattttgattttgtagGTAGATTTTCGATCGTTACATTGTAGCCGGAGAAGGAGCAGTAGAAAGGACACTCTCCGTCGTAAGTTCCTTTATGAGTTTTGGCCATTTGGAAGAGCTACAAGAAAGGGGAAAAATTAGAAGTAGGTCGAAAACTCGGAAACCTAGCTTGAAATAAATTAATTGATTAAACTGAAACATATAGATGCATATATACCAGCTTGGCTTTGTTGAGGAGACGACGAGCATAGACCTTATCAATGGATCTGAACGCGATGGAAGCAGCAGCCATTGCAGCTGAGGTTTCACCTGCAA is a genomic window containing:
- the LOC133735443 gene encoding endoglucanase 16-like, which gives rise to MLEKKICLVYRNIMHVGKPSAIIVVWLALFQGGLLCVNADLNYKDALTKSIIFLEAQRSGKLPPNHRPKWRGDSALDDGKLVNVDLSGGYYDAGDNVKYGLPMAFTVTTLSWAAIQYNSELKATGELQNVMDGIKWGTDYFFKAISKHKLYVQVGDPNLDHQCWVRPEEMRTPRTVYRIDENTPGSEIAGETSAAMAAASIAFRSIDKVYARRLLNKAKLLFQMAKTHKGTYDGECPFYCSFSGYNDELLWAATWLYMATKRPEYLTYIHEEAIPATVAEFSWDLKYAGAQVLVSKLFFEGEKELENYKNQADSYICSNLPESPYMQVHTTPAGMVHLRDGANSQYVTGTAMLFSVYSDILAEHNQKVICSDKQFDSTHLMAFAKKQIDLLLGNNPNGRSYMVGFGSNPPTQAHHRGASIPVGADTSQVSCPMSFVYWYNKDTPNPNELTGAILGGPDKDDKFNDKRWESAMTEPCTYVNSLAVGVLAKLATKSIA